A region of Pyxidicoccus parkwaysis DNA encodes the following proteins:
- a CDS encoding type I polyketide synthase translates to MQETTPETVPDEGAIAVIGISLRFPGAPNVRRFWSNLAAGIDSVTVLDSEQRAKAGMPAEDGWVAAAGLIENPELFDAAFFGYSPREAEQLDPQHRLFMECAWEGLESAGYAVRATPLRAGVYAGATLSTYLLNNVLPNMERRSSDLMESALGTNVDFLATRIAYKLNLTGPAMTVQTACSTSLTAVHLACQALLAGECNLALAGGTAVRSPQIQAYRTQQGGISSQDGRCRAFDEKSSGAVPGNGVAVVVLKRLVDALEDGDPIRAVIRGTALNNDGSTKAGFTAPSVSGQIAAITDAHALAGVEPDSISYIEAHGTGTPLGDPVEVSALKQVFQGVAPGSVGLGSVKTNIGHLDAAAGVAGLIKAVLALENALLPPTVHFTRPNPLLELEGSPFYVVGQPRPWTGPLPRRAGVSSFGIGGTNAHAVLEEAPALSPTDEPRRSEELLLLSARSEEALERMSSELAEHLGHAPESLADMAHTLQVGRNRFGWRRFVTASSQDEAAARLTAQDADKARTAFDEAERRGAVFLFPGMGPQRVNMGAELMKEPVYRDAVDQCAELARRHLGTDLRELMFAGPERFDEASRELDRPLWAQPTLFTCEWALAQLWRSWGVEPEALLGHSMGEYAAACFAGVFTLEEALELVIARGRILEQLPPGGMTAALAPVAQVEPLLGPELSVAAINTPSACVISGPLDALVTFEAVLAKQGIESKRLHNTRAGHSAMLEPHLADFARLVSRFKPHGPSVPILSSRTGRWLTEREAVDPMYWCRHLRETVRFSDALGVLLTSGERALIELAPGATLTSLARQHPAYASQPVIATLPVNTASRPTSVLAPLGEAWLAGVTVDWGRFRDGENRRRVTLPTYSFDRERYWIEAASMPGPRITESRPVETHRPAATPKRVRKGAAPVPPRDATETQLVECFRQVLHVDEVGIHDDFFALGGDSLFALRLNARIEERFGVRLPLRAVLEGPTVALLAQRLGAPRDTAPAQPSCLIKFQEGTHGTPVFIVHAAAGQVLFYRELARSISAERPVYGIESAGLSEGVQPQTSVEEMATHYLDAIRKVQPTGPYLLVGASFGGMVVYEMACRLSAEGQSVPLCALLDTPAPSQLGSFIMDEAELLSSLVARAYSAEQLRGLPLEEQLRMLDEHARKTGTEPVFPNIDQARRQIAVWLANAGAMHKYSPPRWEGGELQYFLAAEDSPGKPPDAERSWMRLGAAVRVEVVPGDHTGMLLPPHAEGLGAKLARLIRQAHP, encoded by the coding sequence ATGCAAGAGACCACGCCCGAGACGGTGCCCGACGAGGGGGCCATCGCCGTCATCGGCATCTCCCTTCGCTTCCCGGGCGCGCCGAACGTCCGCCGCTTCTGGTCCAACCTCGCCGCCGGTATCGATTCCGTCACCGTGCTCGACTCGGAGCAGCGCGCGAAGGCAGGCATGCCCGCGGAAGACGGCTGGGTGGCGGCAGCGGGCCTCATCGAGAACCCCGAGCTCTTCGACGCCGCCTTCTTCGGCTACTCGCCGCGTGAGGCCGAGCAGTTGGACCCGCAGCATCGGCTCTTCATGGAGTGCGCGTGGGAGGGGCTCGAGTCCGCCGGCTACGCGGTGCGCGCGACGCCGCTGCGCGCGGGTGTGTACGCGGGCGCGACGCTCAGCACGTACCTGCTCAACAACGTGCTGCCGAACATGGAGCGGCGCTCCAGTGATTTGATGGAGAGCGCGCTCGGGACCAACGTGGACTTCCTGGCCACGCGCATCGCCTACAAGCTCAACCTCACCGGTCCCGCGATGACGGTGCAGACTGCGTGCTCCACGTCGCTCACCGCCGTCCACCTCGCGTGTCAGGCGCTGCTCGCGGGCGAGTGCAACCTCGCGCTCGCGGGCGGCACGGCGGTACGCTCACCCCAAATCCAGGCGTATCGCACACAGCAGGGAGGCATCTCCTCGCAGGACGGTCGCTGCCGCGCCTTCGACGAGAAGTCCTCCGGCGCGGTGCCCGGCAACGGCGTGGCGGTGGTGGTGCTCAAGCGGCTCGTGGATGCGCTCGAGGATGGAGACCCCATCCGCGCCGTCATCCGGGGCACGGCCCTCAACAACGACGGCAGCACCAAGGCCGGCTTCACCGCGCCCTCCGTCTCCGGACAGATTGCCGCCATCACCGACGCGCACGCGCTGGCCGGCGTGGAGCCCGACTCCATCTCGTACATCGAGGCCCACGGCACCGGTACGCCGCTGGGAGACCCCGTCGAAGTCTCCGCGCTCAAGCAGGTGTTCCAGGGCGTGGCGCCGGGCTCGGTGGGCCTCGGTTCGGTGAAGACCAACATCGGCCATCTGGATGCGGCGGCCGGTGTCGCCGGGCTCATCAAGGCGGTGCTCGCGTTGGAGAACGCGCTGCTGCCCCCCACCGTGCACTTCACGCGGCCCAATCCCCTGCTGGAACTGGAGGGCAGCCCCTTCTACGTCGTCGGCCAGCCGCGCCCGTGGACGGGGCCGCTGCCCCGGCGCGCGGGGGTGAGCTCGTTCGGAATCGGCGGCACCAATGCGCACGCCGTGCTCGAAGAAGCACCGGCCCTGTCGCCCACCGATGAGCCACGCCGGAGTGAGGAACTGCTGCTCCTGTCGGCCCGCTCCGAGGAGGCGCTGGAGCGCATGTCCTCCGAGCTGGCCGAGCACCTGGGCCACGCCCCCGAGTCCCTCGCCGACATGGCTCACACGCTCCAGGTGGGCCGCAACCGCTTCGGCTGGAGACGCTTCGTCACCGCGAGCAGCCAGGACGAGGCCGCCGCGAGGCTGACAGCCCAGGACGCGGACAAGGCACGCACCGCCTTCGATGAAGCCGAGCGGCGCGGCGCCGTGTTCCTCTTCCCCGGCATGGGCCCCCAGCGCGTGAACATGGGCGCCGAGCTGATGAAGGAGCCCGTCTACCGCGACGCCGTGGACCAGTGCGCGGAGCTGGCCCGGCGTCACCTCGGCACGGACCTGCGCGAGCTGATGTTCGCGGGGCCCGAGCGCTTCGATGAAGCGAGCCGTGAGCTGGACCGTCCCCTCTGGGCACAGCCCACGCTGTTCACCTGCGAGTGGGCGCTGGCTCAGCTCTGGCGCTCGTGGGGTGTTGAGCCCGAGGCCCTGCTCGGCCACTCCATGGGCGAGTACGCGGCGGCGTGCTTCGCGGGAGTCTTCACGCTCGAAGAGGCGTTGGAGCTCGTCATCGCGCGCGGCCGCATCCTGGAGCAACTGCCGCCCGGAGGCATGACGGCGGCGCTCGCTCCGGTGGCGCAGGTGGAGCCGCTGCTCGGGCCAGAGCTGTCGGTGGCCGCCATCAACACTCCGTCCGCGTGTGTCATCTCTGGCCCGCTGGATGCGCTCGTGACCTTCGAGGCGGTGCTCGCGAAGCAGGGCATCGAGTCCAAGCGCCTGCACAACACCCGTGCGGGGCACTCGGCCATGCTCGAGCCGCACCTCGCGGACTTCGCGCGCCTCGTCTCCCGCTTCAAGCCGCACGGCCCGTCGGTGCCCATCCTGTCGAGCCGCACCGGCCGCTGGCTGACGGAGCGTGAGGCCGTGGACCCCATGTACTGGTGCCGCCACCTGCGCGAGACGGTGCGGTTCTCCGACGCGCTCGGCGTGCTGCTCACGTCCGGCGAGCGAGCGCTCATCGAGCTGGCGCCGGGCGCCACCCTCACCTCTCTTGCACGGCAGCATCCGGCCTATGCATCGCAGCCGGTCATCGCCACGCTGCCCGTCAATACGGCCTCGCGTCCCACGAGCGTGCTCGCACCGCTCGGTGAAGCGTGGCTCGCGGGCGTCACAGTCGACTGGGGGCGGTTCCGCGATGGAGAGAACCGCCGCCGGGTGACGCTGCCCACGTACAGCTTCGACCGTGAGCGCTACTGGATTGAAGCGGCGTCGATGCCGGGTCCGCGCATCACAGAGTCCCGTCCGGTGGAGACGCACCGTCCCGCCGCGACGCCGAAGCGTGTACGGAAGGGCGCTGCGCCCGTGCCGCCTCGCGATGCCACCGAGACCCAGCTCGTCGAGTGCTTCCGGCAGGTGCTGCACGTGGACGAGGTGGGCATCCACGACGACTTCTTCGCGCTGGGTGGCGATTCCCTCTTCGCGCTGCGCCTCAACGCGCGCATCGAGGAGCGATTCGGTGTCCGGCTTCCGCTGAGGGCGGTGCTGGAGGGACCGACGGTGGCGCTGCTCGCGCAGCGGTTGGGCGCGCCTCGGGACACGGCGCCCGCGCAGCCGAGCTGCCTCATCAAGTTCCAGGAGGGCACTCACGGGACGCCCGTCTTCATCGTCCACGCGGCAGCCGGACAGGTGCTCTTCTACCGCGAGCTCGCGCGCAGCATCTCCGCCGAGCGGCCCGTCTACGGCATCGAGTCCGCGGGACTGAGCGAGGGCGTGCAACCCCAGACCTCAGTGGAGGAGATGGCGACGCACTACCTCGATGCCATCCGCAAGGTTCAGCCCACGGGTCCGTACCTGCTCGTGGGTGCCTCGTTCGGCGGAATGGTCGTCTACGAGATGGCGTGCCGGCTCTCCGCCGAGGGACAGTCCGTGCCCCTGTGCGCGCTGCTTGACACGCCCGCGCCGAGCCAGCTCGGCTCGTTCATCATGGATGAGGCCGAGCTGCTGTCCTCGCTCGTGGCCCGCGCGTACTCGGCGGAGCAGCTTCGCGGGCTGCCGCTGGAGGAACAACTCCGGATGCTCGACGAGCACGCGCGGAAGACGGGCACCGAGCCGGTGTTCCCGAACATCGACCAGGCGCGGCGGCAGATTGCGGTGTGGCTCGCCAACGCCGGGGCCATGCACAAGTACTCACCGCCACGCTGGGAGGGCGGCGAGCTCCAATACTTCCTCGCCGCCGAGGACTCACCGGGCAAACCACCCGATGCGGAGCGCAGCTGGATGCGCCTGGGCGCGGCGGTGCGCGTGGAGGTCGTCCCGGGCGACCACACCGGCATGCTCCTGCCTCCCCATGCGGAGGGGCTTGGCGCGAAGCTGGCGCGGCTGATTCGCCAGGCACATCCGTAA